In Caproiciproducens sp. NJN-50, the following are encoded in one genomic region:
- a CDS encoding ROK family protein: MNIVDIKQNNRKKIYFYIRENNFATKQDIAYDLQLSLPTVTQNLEYLCKAKLIGSNQKLSTKSGGRNPIAYSYIADAKVAIGLDITKHSINGVVMDLMGNVINRIFLKRDFRNNGEYFILLGNLVENMIDNIHLDRQKLLGIGIAMPGLINEEQGLVVDGRVISNTGISNKDFVKYIPYPTKLVHDSNASGFSEIWMSPEIHNAFYISLCNSIGGSVLVNDKVYMGDGLYSGEVGHMNLVPNGKPCYCGQRGCFDAYCNAERLANYSNDDLGLFFLRLKQGDEMLQKVWNEYLDYLAIAVHDIRMLFGCKIILGGYVGAYMKDYMDLLCERVNAKNPFGENAHEFLLPCKNKVESVATGASLYFIDEFFKNFGKNPMED, translated from the coding sequence ATGAATATCGTTGATATCAAACAAAACAACAGGAAAAAAATCTATTTTTACATACGCGAGAACAATTTTGCAACAAAGCAGGATATTGCTTACGACCTGCAGCTGAGCCTGCCGACAGTCACACAGAATTTGGAGTATTTATGCAAAGCCAAGCTGATCGGCTCCAACCAGAAACTGTCGACAAAATCAGGCGGCAGAAATCCGATCGCCTATTCCTACATTGCCGATGCAAAGGTCGCCATCGGGTTGGATATAACCAAGCACAGCATTAACGGTGTGGTCATGGACCTGATGGGCAATGTCATCAACCGTATTTTCCTGAAGCGGGATTTCCGAAACAACGGCGAATATTTCATCTTATTGGGAAATCTTGTAGAGAACATGATTGACAACATCCATCTGGACCGGCAGAAATTATTGGGAATAGGGATCGCCATGCCGGGCCTGATCAATGAAGAGCAGGGCCTTGTCGTCGACGGCAGGGTCATTTCCAATACGGGCATAAGCAATAAAGACTTTGTAAAGTACATTCCTTATCCCACCAAACTGGTCCATGACTCCAACGCTTCCGGCTTTTCCGAAATATGGATGTCGCCCGAGATCCACAACGCATTTTACATCAGCCTGTGCAACAGCATCGGCGGTTCCGTGCTTGTGAACGATAAAGTATATATGGGAGACGGACTGTACAGCGGAGAAGTCGGGCATATGAATCTGGTTCCAAACGGCAAGCCATGCTATTGCGGGCAGCGGGGGTGTTTTGACGCGTACTGCAACGCGGAAAGGCTGGCGAATTACTCCAACGACGACCTGGGCCTGTTTTTCCTCCGACTCAAACAAGGGGATGAAATGCTTCAGAAGGTGTGGAATGAATATTTGGATTATCTCGCCATCGCAGTGCATGATATCCGGATGCTGTTCGGCTGTAAGATCATCCTGGGCGGTTACGTAGGCGCTTACATGAAGGACTATATGGATTTATTATGTGAGCGAGTCAATGCAAAAAATCCGTTTGGAGAAAATGCCCATGAATTTTTACTGCCCTGCAAAAACAAAGTTGAATCCGTAGCTACGGGCGCTTCGCTTTACTTTATTGATGAATTTTTCAAGAATTTCGGCAAAAATCCAATGGAGGATTGA
- a CDS encoding SDR family oxidoreductase has translation MKNDLFSLGGKVAVVTGGNQGIGKVVAGFIADAGADVVIIDLNDATKVARDIAEEYGVRTAAVACDVTKPQEVEKAIEEAARKMGTLDLLFNNAGICLHKDALDCTPQDWLKVVDVNLNGIFFVAQAFGKYLVRNGKKGNIVNTASMSATIVNIPQGQASYNSSKAGVAHLTKSLAVEWAGKGIRVNSISPGYIMTEMTGNVRKDWQELWVNSIPFKRMGRPEELAGAVIYFLSDASTYTSGCDMLIDGCFTVV, from the coding sequence ATGAAGAACGATCTTTTTTCACTCGGTGGAAAAGTCGCGGTGGTAACCGGCGGCAATCAGGGGATTGGGAAAGTCGTTGCCGGGTTTATCGCAGATGCCGGGGCCGACGTCGTTATCATTGACTTAAACGATGCCACGAAAGTTGCGAGGGATATCGCCGAAGAATATGGAGTGCGGACGGCGGCGGTCGCCTGTGATGTTACAAAGCCTCAGGAAGTTGAAAAAGCGATAGAGGAAGCAGCCCGTAAAATGGGAACGCTGGACTTGCTGTTTAACAATGCGGGGATCTGTTTACATAAAGATGCGCTGGACTGCACCCCTCAGGACTGGCTGAAGGTCGTTGACGTCAATTTGAATGGGATCTTTTTTGTTGCGCAGGCCTTCGGAAAATATCTTGTCCGCAACGGCAAAAAAGGAAACATCGTGAATACGGCTTCGATGTCCGCCACCATTGTTAATATTCCGCAGGGCCAGGCGTCTTATAACTCGTCGAAGGCCGGCGTCGCGCATTTGACAAAATCCCTGGCCGTCGAATGGGCCGGGAAAGGGATACGCGTCAACTCGATCAGCCCGGGGTATATCATGACGGAAATGACCGGAAACGTCAGAAAGGATTGGCAGGAGCTCTGGGTAAACTCGATTCCGTTTAAACGGATGGGCAGACCGGAAGAGCTGGCTGGAGCGGTTATCTACTTCCTGTCCGATGCATCCACTTACACTTCCGGCTGCGATATGCTGATTGACGGATGCTTCACGGTTGTTTAA
- a CDS encoding sugar ABC transporter substrate-binding protein, with protein sequence MKKRCLAILLAVSMVVPLAACSSQNSSSTTSGAAANTASTAETSGGAAAANGGSNEIWYSTKNSTETVHVAMAKGVTDAAKMLGYDGKVTVAESDAAKQNDQMNNLIDNVKPKAIILNPYDSDSVSDVITKCNNAKIPLAVIDNQANNANVAVSVLFDSIASGKAAAEEAIRLLTQKYGKPKGVVVDLYGEVVSQVFKDRAKGFEDEIKKYSDIKLISVLGAPQADVATSALNNIIADSKSRNETIDLINTPTDTATLGAVEALKTNDMWYPIGNDKHVFVISHDGASQILDDIRDNYVDSEIVIDVLGVGGIAAEVLNEYTVKGKEIPTSGTFEPRGKYLNKKVEFSKGNCGPTIVLAPLKVTKTNADDPLIWGNVVK encoded by the coding sequence ATGAAGAAAAGGTGCTTAGCGATTTTACTGGCAGTAAGCATGGTGGTACCGCTTGCGGCGTGCAGTTCTCAGAATTCATCTTCCACAACGTCCGGCGCGGCAGCCAATACGGCTTCCACTGCGGAGACATCCGGCGGCGCCGCTGCGGCGAACGGCGGCAGCAACGAGATTTGGTATTCCACAAAAAACTCCACGGAAACGGTGCATGTCGCAATGGCGAAGGGCGTTACCGACGCCGCCAAGATGCTCGGCTATGACGGAAAAGTCACGGTAGCGGAATCGGATGCGGCCAAGCAAAACGACCAGATGAACAATCTGATCGACAATGTCAAGCCGAAGGCGATCATCCTGAATCCTTACGACAGCGACAGTGTCTCGGACGTCATTACAAAATGCAACAACGCAAAGATTCCGCTCGCCGTAATCGACAACCAGGCGAACAATGCGAATGTCGCAGTCTCCGTTTTGTTTGACAGCATTGCTTCCGGCAAGGCTGCGGCGGAGGAAGCGATCCGTTTGCTTACCCAAAAGTATGGCAAGCCCAAGGGTGTTGTAGTGGATCTGTACGGCGAAGTCGTTTCTCAGGTGTTTAAAGACAGGGCAAAAGGATTTGAAGACGAAATCAAGAAATATTCCGACATCAAGCTGATTTCCGTGCTCGGCGCGCCTCAGGCGGATGTGGCCACAAGCGCTTTGAACAACATTATAGCGGATTCAAAGTCCCGCAATGAGACGATCGACCTGATCAATACGCCGACCGACACCGCAACTCTCGGCGCGGTCGAAGCGCTGAAAACCAACGACATGTGGTATCCGATCGGAAACGACAAGCATGTTTTTGTTATCTCCCACGACGGCGCGTCGCAAATTCTTGACGATATCCGCGACAATTATGTGGATTCTGAAATCGTTATCGATGTCCTGGGCGTCGGCGGCATTGCCGCGGAAGTATTGAACGAGTATACGGTGAAGGGAAAAGAAATTCCCACATCCGGAACATTTGAACCCCGGGGGAAATACCTTAACAAAAAAGTTGAGTTCTCAAAGGGGAACTGCGGCCCGACGATCGTGCTGGCTCCTCTGAAAGTAACGAAGACGAATGCGGACGATCCGCTCATCTGGGGAAATGTCGTCAAATAG